TACCTTTTTTTATAATATTAATAAGGGTGTTTCTGAAAAGCTCGGTACTGTTCGGCAAGAGAACGTTTGAATTAAGTAATCCGCAAAGGGTTATGATGACGGCAATTGCGCTGATAGGGATGAAAAGGCATTTCAGATCGATACCGCTGGCCTTCAGAACAAGGATCTCGTTTTCCGTTGAAAGCCTTCCGAGGACTACTATCACGGAGAGGAGAAAGGCCATCGGCAGCGTGAATGTGAGGTAAGCGGGAGAGGAGTAGATGATCAACAGGATGATGTCTTTAACATCCACCCCCTTGTTAATAACGAGGTCGGTCATCTTTCCGAGTCTGCTTAACACAAGGATGAAGGTGAGAATACCGAGGGAGAGAAACAGTATGTAAGACAGCTCCTTGAGAACATATATATAAAATTTCTTGTGTAATTTCGTTAATATGTGCACTGCGTAGTCTAACATTCAATGGCGCTCTATGTCAATGATAGCCCGCTCCCTCCTCCTGTGGTTCCGCCGTTGAGTGCTCCGCTGTTTACCTAAGTTTGTATAGACCTTTTTATATCTTCTACAGGGATCTGAACGAGATGGCAAAAGGCGAGATACGAAAGCTGAAAAAAGACTACCCGGAAAATGCGTATATCAGAGAAACGATAAAAACCGGGTAAGAAATAGCAGGGAGCAGGGAGCCGAGCAGAAGGTGAGAAGGTAAGAAGAGCAGAAAGCAGAATACCCCGGAAGGCGTGAGGCGACTTAACCCCTTACGACTTACGATTCACGACTTACGGGTTTGTCGCTCTTTGCTCTCAGCTCTTCGCTCTCTGCTGTTCTTTACGCCCCGTCCAGGCTGTGGTGCTCGGTCTTGATGAACCATGATGTGGGGTCAGTGAGATACTCTTCAGCGTCCTTCAGGGACAGGTAGTGTTCGTGCTCGATCATGGCAAGGAGGTCAAAGAACTCCTTCTCGCGCGGATTTGAAGAGGCATCCCTCAGTTCTGAATATAACCTGATACCCTTTTCTTCAAAATCAACAGCTGTCTTGATCGCCTCGATATCACCGGCGTCACCCTTTGCCGTTTTTTCAACCTTCTTGATCGTATTGATAAGGATGTCCTTGACGATGGTATTGTTTACTTTCAGGGGTACCGATTCGGGCCACTTGTCTTTTACCGCCCATTTGGCGTGGAGCTCTTTCAGGCGGTTGTAATGTTCAAGCTCGTCCTCTGCTATTCTCGCAAACATCGCCTTCCCAACGGGGTTTTTTGTCCTGTCGGCGTTCTTGAGATAGAATTCCCGCTCCCGCATCTCGTTATTAAGCGCTACTTCCAATGAGTTAAGACGTTCCTTATCGTCCATGGTTTTCTCCTTTGAATAAAGATTTTGTTATGTTTTCCACCTTCATTCGATCAATACGATCCCGTAGATGTTCCGATCTTCGCCGTGCGACCGGACCACGCGAATGGGCAGACCATGCGCCCGTGCCGTCTGAAAGACATCGATCCCGCATGCCTCCATTGCCGGCCTTGCCCTCTCCGGGTTTCTACAGGTCCCGCCCGTATCGCAGTTCTTGCACAGCGTGCAGGGACCACTTCCGAGCCCGAGCGCCTTATAGTAACCGTCGAGAAAGATGGCGGTCTCCAGGTCTACGATAATGTCGTTAAATCCCCCGACGAACTTGTAATCCTTTCTCCAGTGCCGGTGGCAGAGCAGGGCGTGCTTGTAAGAATCGAGGACTGTCCGTGTTTCATTATGGTCCGGCGTATGGGGAGGACAACAGAGCCGCTTCCCGTATCCCGCGCAGCCGAAACGACACTTCATCCTGACCCAGGGTGCCGTGAAGACCTTTGCGGTGCTCACGATCAGTGCGTCATCAACTCCCCTTTCCAAGGCCATAGCAATATAAGCGCTGTATTTTTTCATAATGATATAAATATAGGCTGTAACTCATGATTAATCAAGAGTATAAAAGTAATACTGGAATTATTTCCCTCTTGCAGTGCAGTCATATTTTCCATACAATAGAGACATGACAAAAAAGATGAAACGGGACCCTTCGAGGACGCGGCTGGGAGAGATTCTCCTGAAAGAAAGATTCATTCGCCAGGAACAGCTTGATATAGCCATCGAGATCCAGGAGGCCGACGGAGGGCACCTCGGTGAGATCCTCGTCAACCGGGGGATGGTGCGCGAGGAAGATGTTGCCTTGGCACTGTCGCAGCAGTTCAATATACCTTTTATCTCCTCGAAGGCAGGTACTTTACGGCCCGAAGACGGTCAGAGTCTGGAGATGCTCATCTCTAAACAGGTTGCCGTGAGGAATACCATCCTGCCGATTTCACGGGACAAAAATACCCTCACCTGTGCGATGTTTGATCCCCACGACTTTATGCTTGTCGATGAGCTCCGCAAGATCACCGGCTGCGACATCAGTCCCGTTGTTGCCACCCGTTCCGATATCCTGAAGGCAATAGAAGAGTTTTACGGTATCATCGATCTGGCAAAGGGAGGCGGACCCAGGCTATACGGCATAGACAGGCTGAGACAGACGAGCCCGGAGTCGGACGATGATTCCTTAAGCCTTGACAGCATCATAGCCCGCGCGAAGGCAGCACCCGTTGTGAAGCTCGTTGACCTCATGCTCTGGCAGGCGATTGACCAGCGTGCGTC
The genomic region above belongs to Syntrophorhabdaceae bacterium and contains:
- a CDS encoding DUF2284 domain-containing protein, with the protein product MKKYSAYIAMALERGVDDALIVSTAKVFTAPWVRMKCRFGCAGYGKRLCCPPHTPDHNETRTVLDSYKHALLCHRHWRKDYKFVGGFNDIIVDLETAIFLDGYYKALGLGSGPCTLCKNCDTGGTCRNPERARPAMEACGIDVFQTARAHGLPIRVVRSHGEDRNIYGIVLIE
- a CDS encoding LptF/LptG family permease, which produces MLDYAVHILTKLHKKFYIYVLKELSYILFLSLGILTFILVLSRLGKMTDLVINKGVDVKDIILLIIYSSPAYLTFTLPMAFLLSVIVVLGRLSTENEILVLKASGIDLKCLFIPISAIAVIITLCGLLNSNVLLPNSTELFRNTLINIIKKG
- a CDS encoding ferritin family protein, whose translation is MDDKERLNSLEVALNNEMREREFYLKNADRTKNPVGKAMFARIAEDELEHYNRLKELHAKWAVKDKWPESVPLKVNNTIVKDILINTIKKVEKTAKGDAGDIEAIKTAVDFEEKGIRLYSELRDASSNPREKEFFDLLAMIEHEHYLSLKDAEEYLTDPTSWFIKTEHHSLDGA